In Pelmatolapia mariae isolate MD_Pm_ZW linkage group LG8, Pm_UMD_F_2, whole genome shotgun sequence, one genomic interval encodes:
- the syt15 gene encoding synaptotagmin-15 → MEPESDHPLLVGVRLLMQLNNCSVAEPLGEMRLSKTGVMAPIFKKMVTPEDHMLQLAVGLSVGVLLLLLLLILIACYLRRRKKEQRQYEELLSAVPSVPACSAPVILVSQGSWATPREIAFTLPPRFITYNHGDQKNNEQDKKEEEDPQRDVLAHRGSLSVRSWYPVGTVLAGLYSVPPLNEVVAPPPGMASRLCFSVEYRHSSEQLTVFLLRLSNLPPRFHGNITMVELSLLPDDRRPRQAKARGTGPDPEFTDCFVFQVSALRVLHSTLSVCVLSVEQDGKRHVVGRVLFSLEGEFGQAGRVLWRDLETEEDPQCSELGDVQISLSYSTSLQRLSVVVLRARGIQLLTDAGVCVQVILQKHTQVVKMKRSCVVKGENDPYFNFRTTFKLRPQHLDEACVRFELQQPSSVRSDPPIPLGVLVLGPFMYSRGPQLQHWIDMVNTAQEPVTLWHGLHRPT, encoded by the exons ATGGAACCAGAATCTGACCACCCGCTTCTTGTTGGGGTGAGGTTACTGATGCAGTTAAACAACTGCTcagtggcagagcccctgggggAGATGAGGTTATCCAAGACTGGGGTGATGgctcccatctttaagaagatGGTAACACCGGAGG aTCACATGTTACAGCTTGCTGTTGGTCTGTCTGTGGGTGTcctgttgctgttgctgctgctaaTTCTGATAGCGTGCTACctaaggaggaggaaaaaagagcAGAGGCAGTATGAAGAGCTGCTCTCTGCAGTGCCTTCAGTCCCGGCATGCTCTGCTCCAGTGATCCTGGTGTCTCAGGGCTCCTGGGCCAC GCCCCGTGAGATCGCTTTCACTCTACCTCCTCGCTTCATCACATATAACCATGGAGATCAGAAAAATAACGAGCAGgacaagaaagaggaggaggatccCCAGCGGGACGTACTGGCTCATCGTGGGTCGCTCTCAGTGAGGA GCTGGTACCCAGTGGGGACGGTTTTGGCTGGTCTCTACTCTGTACCTCCTCTAAACGAGGTGGTGGCCCCCCCTCCCGGCATGGCCTCCCGCCTCTGCTTCTCCGTGGAGTATCGACACAGCAGCGAACAGCTCACGGTCTTCTTGCTCCGCCTCAGCAACCTCCCTCCACGTTTCCATGGCAACATCACGATGGTGGAGCTCAGTCTTCTCCCTGATGACAGGCGGCCCCGTCAAGCCAAGGCCCGGGGCACGGGTCCAGACCCCGAGTTCACCGACTGCTTCGTTTTCCAG GTGTCAGCGTTGCGTGTGCTTCACAGCaccctgagtgtgtgtgtgctgagtgTGGAGCAGGATGGTAAACGCCATGTGGTGGGCAGGGTGCTGTTTTCTCTGGAGGGGGAGTTCGGTCAGGCTGGCAGGGTGCTCTGGAGAGACCTTGAGACTGAGGAAGACCCACAG TGTTCAGAGCTGGGGGATGTGCAGATATCTCTCAGCTACAGTACGTCCCTGCAGCGCCTTTCAGTGGTGGTTTTGAGGGCTCGAGGCATACAGCTGCTCACAGATGCAG GTGTGTGTGTCCAGGTGATCTTACAGAAGCACACTCAGGTGGTGAAGATGAAGCGCAGCTGTGTGGTGAAAGGTGAAAATGACCCCTACTTCAACTTCAGGACGACCTTTAAACTGCGACCTCAGCACCTGGACGAGGCCTGCGTGAGGTTTGAGCTGCAGCAGCCGAGCAGCGTCCGCTCAG ACCCTCCGATCCCTCTGGGAGTGCTGGTGTTGGGTCCCTTCATGTACTCCAGAGGTCCTCAGCTGCAGCACTGGATAGACATGGTCAACACGGCACAGGAGCCCGTCACACTGTGGCACGGACTGCACAGACCCACCTAA
- the zgc:112285 gene encoding elastase-1 has product MAIPGPPLLLLLSLLLPLLLSKASLPAAAYTLTSERQPQHKILHLDWPKDCGMAHFKPNMAERIVSGNEARPHSWPWQVSLQVRPRGSKHFIHVCGGTLIHKTWVLTAAHCFQKGKAEDAGSWRIVLGKHQLKRSETAERIIPVKRIYRHENFRYPAHSELDYDIALVKSATDILPSNFIRYACLPRKQTSLKPGHYCWVTGWGDTRGGKENVSLAEALNQARLPIIDFKTCRQKKFWGDRVRDSMICAGFRDTEDPPAACQGDSGGPLLCQLDRDRWEVHGVVSFGPIGCTVENKPSVFTRTVAYIPWIEATRIRDFFLH; this is encoded by the exons ATGGCTATACCAGGACCTcctctgcttctgctgctgtctcTGTTGCTGCCGCTGCTGTTGAGCAAGGCGTCCCTGCCTGCAGCTGCATACACACTCACCTCTGAACGACAGCCACAGCATAAAATCCTTCACCTGG ACTGGCCTAAGGATTGTGGTATGGCCCACTTCAAGCCCAACATGGCTGAAAGGATTGTGTCTGGGAATGAGGCCAGGCCTCACTCTTGGCCCTGGCAGGTTTCTTTGCAG GTTCGGCCTAGAGGAAGTAAACATTTCATTCATGTCTGTGGAGGCACTCTCATCCACAAGACCTGGGTCCttactgctgctcactgcttCCAAAA GGGTAAAGCTGAGGATGCTGGGAGCTGGAGGATTGTCCTGGGGAAGCACCAGCTGAAGCGTTCAGAGACAGCAGAGAGGATTATCCCCGTGAAGAGGATCTACCGGCACGAGAACTTCCGCTATCCCGCTCACAGCGAGCTGGACTACGACATTGCCCTGGTTAAGTCTGCCACAGATATCCTCCCCTCAAACTTCATCCGCTATGCCTGCCTGCCGCGCAAGCAGACCAGCCTCAAACCAGGACACTACTGCTGGGTGACCGGCTGGGGAGACACCCGGG GTGGGAAGGAGAACGTGTCTCTAGCAGAAGCCCTGAATCAAGCCCGTCTCCCAATCATTGATTTCAAGACCTGTCGGCAGAAGAAATTCTGGGGAGACCGCGTCCGAGACTCCATGATCTGCGCCGGGTTCAGAGACACTGAGGATCCACCAGCTGCATGCCAG GGTGACTCTGGCGGTCCTCTGCTGTGCCAGCTGGACCGGGACCGCTGGGAGGTGCACGGCGTGGTGAGTTTCGGCCCCATCGGTTGCACTGTGGAGAACAAACCCAGCGTCTTCACCCGCACCGTCGCCTACATCCCCTGGATCGAGGCAACGCGCATCAGGGACTTCTTCCTGCACTGA
- the timm23a gene encoding mitochondrial import inner membrane translocase subunit Tim23, whose amino-acid sequence MDNNSQGSGGVKAGLGSLFGGGAPQYSNTELAGVPLTGMSPLSPYLNVDPRYLVQDTDEFILPTGANKTRGRFELAFFTIGGSCMTGATFGALNGLRMGLKETRDMAWSKPRNVQILNMVTRQGASWANTLGSIALLYSAFGVAIEKARGAEDDINTVAAGTLTGMLFKSGGGLKGVARGGLVGLALSGAYALYNNWDHLTGSPSSRLY is encoded by the exons ATGGATAACAACTCACAAGGATCGGGGGGAGTTAAAGCAGGCCTGGGGAGTCTTTTTGGAGGGGGTGCACCTCAATACTCCAACACAGAGCTCGCAGGTGTCCCAC TGACTGGAATGAGCCCTTTGTCCCCTTATCTGAACGTGGACCCACGTTATCTGGTTCAG GACACAGACGAATTCATCTTACCTACAGGGGCCAATAAGACAAGAGGAAGATTTGAATTGGCTTTCTTTACCATCGGAGGCTCCTGCATGACTG GGGCGACATTTGGGGCTTTAAATGGCCTTAGAATGGGCTTGAAGGAGACCAGAGACATGGCATGGTCCAAACCACGTAACGTACA GATTCTCAACATGGTGACAAGGCAGGGCGCTTCATGGGCCAACACTCTGGGCTCTATTG CCTTGCTGTATAGTGCTTTTGGTGTTGCAATAGAGAAAGCCAGAGGAGCAGAAGACGACATCAACACAGTGGCTGCTGGGACATTAACGGGGATGCTCTTTAAATCCGGCG gTGGATTAAAGGGCGTAGCCCGTGGAGGTCTGGTCGGTTTAGCCTTGTCTGGTGCTTACGCTCTCTACAACAACTGGGACCATCTCACCGGCTCTCCTTCATCGAGGCTGTACTAA
- the LOC134633726 gene encoding uncharacterized protein LOC134633726, with the protein MARAGRPASESYQPPCFSVNQSLSYSSGAPKVEDEDDQAPIFSLSKSSMDVLMAASPPHKRDPAWTRLDLRRSSSTNTHSEQNSVTLQPLHAHMWQHVNTTNSHQLASTTNNVDINSSPALSEHWVSNMERWSGCSGSTHSRSSTPDTVVSRPSSLIHEATCSAAPDSPMSKLTSPETTPSPFISPLNTPTLPPVQTSSSPLPLNSLQQEDLLEPSPTFSSPKIDNSSSFQSHSPDTLRLTNTEDEGFLENNSLSFQFPSPILSSVSLDEAGVSSNPECLVDDVIEPLSSPRGILEGEEARSPVQMLSYLTPDSPEQQSKTGPSVCYLELPWQPEQICAAGRGWGSPLVSSLSDSRLGDTCRCCLNAREGTERAMKVELFRQEAPMVSRPEMADAAVQTVSPIGSWWDLKRNISTSNMGSHSILGSPPGSRLNLKSSAGSNSNLVSASSSMFPVSSAEEEEKQVEDPALEVTSASSHDLESRRPCLKIQAEDRDELGGRRSSMKQVQWDEDGMTWDVHGASVDPEELNTAILKHLESKNSPEPPRRSSKKKKAPKPPQNLDITVSSKSEGTAEAEQGREEEQEGGGNKIEIEEASQRKSTAEDDKAKEDEQEICGEEGSHHSKSPSSGNGHSRKKSVLRSLRRPRWCGASTKADD; encoded by the coding sequence ATGGCCAGGGCTGGGCGCCCTGCATCTGAGAGCTACCAGCCACCTTGCTTTTCTGTCAATCAGTCGCTCTCTTACTCCAGTGGAGCTCCAAAGGTGGAGGATGAAGATGATCAGGCACCAATTTTCTCCCTCTCTAAGAGCTCCATGGATGTTTTAATGGCTGCAAGTCCACCACACAAGCGTGATCCAGCATGGACCAGACTGGACCTGAGGCGCAGCTCAAGCACCAACACCCACTCTGAGCAGAACTCTGTGACGCTGCAGCCGCTGCACGCTCACATGTGGCAACACGTCAACACCACCAACAGCCACCAGTTAGCATCCACAACCAATAATGTTGACATCAATAGCTCTCCTGCTCTCAGCGAGCATTGGGTTTCCAACATGGAGCGATGGAGCGGGTGTAGCGGTAGCACACATAGTCGCAGCAGCACTCCAGACACAGTTGTGTCACGCCCCTCCAGTCTCATCCATGAAGCCACTTGTTCTGCAGCACCAGATTCTCCAATGTCCAAACTGACCTCTCCAGAAACTACACCCTCACCGTTCATCTCCCCACTCAACACGCCTACTTTACCACCTGTACAGACTTCTTCTTCACCACTTCCACTGAACTCACTGCAGCAGGAAGATTTACTAGAACCTTCACCTACATTCTCATCCCCAAAGATCGACAACTCATCAAGCTTTCAGTCCCACTCTCCTGATACACTCCGGCTCACCAACACAGAAGATGAAGGCTTCTTGGAGAATAATTCCCTTTCATTTCAGTTCCCTTCCCCAATCCTGTCCTCTGTTAGTTTAGATGAAGCAGGAGTGTCTTCAAATCCCGAATGCCTTGTTGATGACGTGATAGAACCGCTGTCCAGCCCTAGAGGAATACTCGAGGGTGAAGAAGCAAGAAGCCCTGTGCAAATGCTTAGCTACCTGACACCTGATTCTCCAGAGCAGCAGTCAAAAACAGGACCATCTGTCTGCTATCTTGAGCTGCCGTGGCAGCCAGAGCAAATCTGTGCAGCAGGTCGAGGTTGGGGGTCACCACTTGTCTCTTCCCTGAGTGACTCACGGTTGGGTGACACTTGCAGGTGCTGCTTAAATGCCAGAGAGGGCACTGAAAGGGCCATGAAGGTAGAGCTGTTCAGGCAAGAAGCTCCAATGGTGTCACGGCCAGAAATGGCAGATGCAGCTGTGCAGACGGTCTCTCCTATTGGCTCATGGTGGGACCTCAAGAGGAACATTTCCACATCCAACATGGGGTCCCATTCTATCTTGGGCTCGCCACCTGGATCCAGACTGAACCTGAAGTCTTCAGCAGGGTCTAACTCCAATCTAGTATCAGCATCTTCCAGCATGTTCCCAGTTAGCagtgcagaggaggaggaaaaacaagTCGAAGACCCTGCATTGGAAGTTACCTCTGCTTCTTCACACGATCTGGAGAGCAGGAGGCCGTGTCTGAAGATTCAGGCAGAGGATAGGGATGAGCTAGGTGGAAGGAGGAGCAGTATGAAGCAGGTGCAATGGGATGAGGATGGTATGACATGGGATGTTCATGGGGCATCTGTGGACCCTGAAGAGCTGAACACAGCCATACTAAAACATCTGGAAAGCAAGAACAGCCCAGAACCACCAAGACGTTcctcaaagaagaagaaagcacCTAAACCTCCTCAAAACCTTGATATCACTGTGTCCTCTAAGAGTGAAGGAACAGCAGAAGCAGAACAGGGTAGAGAAGAAGAGCAGGAAGGAGGGGGAAATAAGATAGAAATAGAAGAAGCTTCACAGAGAAAGAGCACAGCAGAAGATGACAAAGCAAAAGAAGATGAGCAAGAGATTTGTGGAGAGGAAGGCAGCCACCATTCTAAGTCCCCCTCATCTGGGAATGGACACAGCCGGAAGAAGAGTGTGTTAAGGTCACTGAGGAGGCCAAGATGGTGTGGAGCCTCCACAAAGGCAGATGACTAA